The Dehalococcoidia bacterium DNA window GTGAAGGACAGAGCATCACTCCACGATCCCCTGACCGGCTCAGTAGCCCGCATTCGCCAGTAGTAGGTAACGCCTGGCTCCAGGCCGCTGACCGTGGCCGAAAGGTCGGATGTAGTTGTAGTCATGGGCGAGGTGAATGCGCTGTCGCTGGACACCTGCAAAGTGTATTGGTCGGCACCGATAGAGGCCCATGATAGTGCAACGCTTACCGCGTTACCTGAGATTGTGCCCACATCGGTGGCGCCATTAGCAGGAGCACTCGTACCGGCTGCCGGACCCGCACCGGAAAGCGTATCCTCATAGGCCGCCAGCTTGAAGCGCCAGTCCCATACGTCATACGCAGCGGAGAACAGGATGTTGCTGTCGGTGCCGGGAACAACGGGCATGAGCCACAGCCCATCGTAGGGACCCAGTACCTGTGGAACCATGTCCCACTCGGTATCTGTAGCAGCACCGTCGAGGCAGCGTATCATCCCGCCTTCGGTGAAGCGCATAACGGAGTTAGGTGTGATTACTCCCACCGAGTCATCGAGGAATATGGAGAATGGGACGTAGATGGTGCCATCAGCGCCTATAGAAAGGTCGGTGAGGGCAAGGTACATGATGGCCTCATCCTCAGGGGTAGCTGTCTCGGCGATGAAGTCATCGGCTCCATATAGAAGCTCCCATGTGCTTGCCTGGGTATCACCCTTGTTGACCACAGCCCTGTAGACGCCGACCTCTTCGGTGTCCTGGAGCGTCACTTTGTCGCCTGCAGGGTTCCACCACCAGTCGGCCATTGCCCCGCTTGCAGCGCCGTAGACAATGCTGTTGGTTCCCCAGCCAGCGTCGAAGTTGGCCATGGAGAGCAGAACACCGTCCAGGGTGCCACCCCAGTTTGGCTCCCACATCATCTCTGAGCAGATCATGGTGAAGTCGTCATCTGCACCGTCGAAGGAAATCCAGACCTCAGTGCAGATACTCGGCTGACCGACAGCAGAGCCGACAACACCGGTGTAGGCGACACCGGCTATCACGGCCATGTCGCTACCCACACCGCCGGCCTCGCTGTAGATGGGTGAGACGTTGAGGTCGGTAATCACCCCCACGTTGGTGAAGGCGCCAGCGGTCCAGCTATTGCCGCGGTTGGTGGTCTTGTAGACCCAGCCGTCGCTGTCGCCGACGAGGAGGGTGCTGTTGTCAACCACGCACCAGCCGAGCTCGCTCAGAGTGGTAGCTGTGGAAGGTGCCATCTGGCTGACGGGATGCCAGGTATCGCCCCTATCTGCGGAGAACCATAGCCTGTCAATGAGCATACCTGGCACAGGCTGCAAACCAGACATCAGGAATATGATGTTGGAATACTGGAACGCAGGGTCTACTTTCGCTACCCAGGTTAGAGCGGGTAGTCCTGCGGCTGTGAATATCCCCGGGTTGGCGATAGCTGTCTTTCCAGTGGGTATGAGGCCGAATCTCGAGATGCCCTCCTGGAGCAGCCTCTCCCACACTATAGCGCCATTGGCGCCGGTGGGGGCCTGACGCCACAGGCTCAGGTCGTACCCTGCTGCATTGTTATTGAGGTACCACTCGCTAGCGGTGGTAACGAAAAGCGTGTCATCATTGGCGTAGTTCGGCGATGCCTCTAAATAGGCCATGGTGACCAAGAAGATTGTCCCTGCCAGGTCGGTGGTCACCGCGATGTCATCCATGAGGCCAACGCCGTTATAGACCGAACCTGTCGCTGCAGCAATCTGCTTGGAAACGCCGCTGGTGGTACCACCTATCTCGGTCATCGTAGCAGCGAGGACCGCCTCGCCGGTGTTGGCAAGCGAGATAGGCCATGACCCAGCCGGCGACTTGATGGCGGGCGTCCATACAGGCCACAGTGTGAGGCTTTTCCCCTCAACCACGTTGTTCATTGATTCTGAGCCCACATAGCACGTGCCTGCCCCGGAGGTACCGTCAAACAGTATGTCGGAGAACCGGGCGTAGGCGACAGCATTTCTCGCCATCACTAAGGATGGGCCGGTTAGCGGCGCCAGTGCTTTTACAGCGTAGACCTCTCCGGCTAAAGGCGCGGTATTAACGTAGGCGAAGACCCACGAGCTGTTGAGGTAATGGAAGTCATCGGCTGTATCCATCCTCGCCGCGAGTAGACCCGGAACCGAGGATGGGACATTCCCAATCCTTAAAACCGCATCGCTGAGGGTTGGGCCATTCCAGAGCCCATCACTGCTTACCCAGAAGCTCATGATTACAGTTCCAGCAATCCAGTTATTCAGGATGGCAACGATAACGCCGTCATCGGCGTAGTTCGGTGAGAACATCACATCCAGGGCCTCGTAGCCCGTGCCGTATACGGAATTACCTGCCTTCTTGTCTCTCCAGGAGAGCAGGTTGTCCTCGTTCCAGGTGAAGACGCCCTCACCACCTGCTAATAAAGTGCCCGTGCCCACCACTGCCACATATGTACCGGGAACATTAATGTTCTCGGCAACATCCAGCGAAGTGATGAGGTCGTACGGGATAGCAAGGTTGGGGTCAACCACCCCCGGGCACTCGGGAACGATCCTTGTGAAGCTGCCGCCGCCGTTCAAGGAGCGGTACAGGTTGTCGTCGGTCGCCAGGAACACCACCTGGTTGGCGGCATCGGTGTCATCGTAGCCCGGCTGGGGTACGATCTCCACCGGAACCCCGGCAGCCGTAGCAACCTGTGTAGGTTCGTTCGCCGGGATAGCCCACAGCTTGTCCCATGTATAGCCGCCATCATTGGACTTGAAGACACGGAAGTTCGACGACATGGGGGTCCAGCGTACGCCACTCGTATCCTGGACGATGGCGAAAACGGTGCCGTCATCGGCGGCGGTTATGTCCCAGATATCGGTATCGGGGAACATCTGATAGTCAGCGGTGCTGGGTAGCGCCATCCTGTCGAATTTATCAGCACCGGGATCAGCATTAACTGTCGCCACTGTTGCCACGGCAGCAACTAGGCTAAAAACCATAGCAACAGCCACAAACACCATAATTATGCTTGGTAATTTACCTTTCATCTATCCTCCTTAATCAATTGGATCCAGAGATCCACTCCCTTTCAAAAAGGAACGAATCTTATCTCGTTCAGGTTACCTCATCTATCACCCCCTTCCGGTAATATCGGGACTATTTCAGGTCGAGTTATGCCCAGATATCGGCTTAGAATATCTTCCACACTGTAGCGTCAGTTAGCTAGTTTGCCAACACTACACAACATACAATAGAAAAAGCTCACCCCGACACATCGGGGCTAGCTTCCCGTAAACCAAAGTTCCCAATTCCAGCGGTTATAAACGATAACCAACATCAGATATTTGCTCTGCAACCGTTGCCTTTGACTTTTGCTTTTTAATATTCGTTTTCTAGCTATCCTTCAGCCCACTACAAAACCATCCGTATCCGTCGAGAATACGTTGTGTTATCTTATAACATAAATATTCAATTTGTCAATACCTTTACCGCTTTATATAGCTAATTGGCCATCTGTCTGGTAGCGCTAAGACTAATAGTCGCGCTACATATCCTTGGATAGGGTGGCGAGGAACTCGGCATTGGAGGAGGTCTTGGCTAACCTTTCCAGAACCCGCTCGGTTGCATCGGTAGGGCTTTGGGAGTTATTACTTAACAGGTTCGCCATTCGGCGGAGCAGCCACATCTTTTGCACGGTTTGCTCATTCACTATCAGTTCCTCACGGCGTGTGCCACTTCTCAGGATGTCCATGGCGGGGAATATGCGGCGCTCCGCAAGCTTGCGGTCGAGGTGAAGCTCCATGTTCCCTGTCCCCTTGAACTCCTCATAGATGACATCGTCCATTCGGCTGCCGGTATCGATGATACAGGTAGCAATGATGGTCAGTGAGCCTCCCTCCTCTGTGTTGCGGGCAGCGCCAAAGAAGCGCTTTGGAGGGTAGAGGGCTACCGAATCGATGCCTCCGGAGAGCGTACGCCCGCTGGAGGGCAGGGCGAGATTGTAGGCACGGGTGAGCCGGGTGATGCCATCGAGGAGGATCATCACATCCTTCCCGGTCTCCACCAGGCGCTTGGCCCGCTCCAGGGCGAGCTCAGCTACCTTGGTATGGCTCTCCACCGGCTCATCGAAGGTGGAGCTTATCACCTCCCCTTTCACTGAGCGCTTCATATCGGTGACCTCCTCGGGGCGCTCCCCGATGAGGCAGACCATGATAATGATGTCATTATAGTTGGCTGAGGTGCCATTAGCTATGTGCTTGAGCAGCATGGTCTTCCCCGCCTTGGGTGGGGAGACGATGAGCCCCCGTTGCCCGCGACCGATGGGAGCGATCAGGTTCAACAGGCGGGTGGCAAGATTGCCGGAGGTGGTTTCCAGGTCGATGAACCGCTCGGGGAAGGTGGGGGTCAGGGAATTGAAATGTGGGCGATCCTTCACCTGCTCCGGGTCAATGCCGTTGACCGCCTCGATGTGTAAAAGGCTATAGTATTTCTCCCCGTTCTTCGGCGGTCTTACTTGACCGGTGATGGTGTCGCCGGTGCGCAGTCCGAAGCGCCGAATCTGGGATTGTGATACGTAAATGTCGGTGGCCACAGCCCTGCTGCTGTTCTGGCGCAGGAAACCGTAACCGTCATCCATGATATCCAGCACACCGCCACTAAATAGATTTCCCTGCATCTCTGCGCTTGCCTGGAGAAGCCTCAAGACCAGATCCCGCTTCTTCAGGGATGTACAGCCGGAGATGCCAAGTTCCTTCGCCATTTCCTGCAATTGTTCGCGCGTCTTTGATTCCAGTTCCGTAATATTGATGCTCATTTTCTCATTACCTCTCTCTCCTTCACTTCTTCCTCCGGGATCGCTCGGTCGCTAATGCCCCTTCTATAGAAAGCCCCGGTGTTATTACCATGAAAATAAAGTACAAAGCAATTCTCACTGTCATTCTGAGCCCCGACTTGGTCCGAAGTGTCCCCTAATATAGGCCGAGGTGTCGGGGGGCGCGGCGATCTCGCCATTCGATACTATCCTGGAGATTCCTCTGTCTTTAATGCTCCTCTCAACGTAATATGAGGTTTCATGGCCCCGGCGATTTGTTTCATTGTATTAATCTTGAGATTCCGAAACAAGTTCGGAATGACACGTGATTACACCCAAGCCTCTTGTGAGAACTATCTTCACGAACGAACCCCCATCAACATCCGATGATAGCATATTTTGAGCCTGAGTGGTGCCGTTGGCAATCAGCATTTTGGATTGCCAGCGGAGCTAAGCCATCTCATTTTTGGGTTACCTTCTTCCAGTCTTCCGCGAAGCGGGAAATGCCGATATCGGTGAGTGGATGGCGAATCATCTGCATCAGTACACTATAGGGGATGGTGGCAATGTGGGCTCCTGCCTTGGCCGCGGCGATGGTATGCAGGGGATGGCGCAGGCTGGCGGCAATCACCTTGGTGTGAAGATCATATTTATGGAATATCTCCACCGCATCGGAAACCACCGCCATTCCCTGATGACCGATATCATCGAGCCGCCCCACAAAGGGGCTTACATAGGTAGCCCCCACAATGGCACCCAGAAGTGCCTGATTTGCGGAGAAACAAAGGGTAAGGTTTGTCTTGATGTTCTCCTGAGATAGCACGCTTATTGCCTCCAGCCCCGCCTCCGATACCGGTATCTTGACCACGATGTTCTCATGCCATGAGGAAAGCTCCCGTGCCTCCCGTTTCATCCCTTCGGCATCGAGGCTAAGCGCCTCTACGGATATGGGGCCGGGAACAATGGAACATATCTCCAGCACCGCTGCTTTAAGGTTACCGGCCTTTTCCCGCGAAACCAGGGTAGGATTCGTGGTCACGCCACTGATGACCCCCAGCCTGGCAGCATGGCGGATGTGCTCTATATTTGCCGTATCAAGATAAATATCCATCTTTTCGATTCCCTTTACTTCGTCTCCCTACCGCTTGGGGAACGCAAGTTTGCGGTGACAGCAATCACATTAAACATACTAACGTTTGCTCTTTAACCTGCCTACAGCGGCTTTTCAACCTCGGTTTGTCGCTGATAATGGATTGTTGGCGGTAAGCATTCCTTAATTTGGTAAAAATAAACCCTATCCCTTGAGTGGGAGGGGGAAATTATACCAGGGGCAGGGTGGGCTGAGCTCCCTCGCGGAGCACCCCTTTCGCTACCCCGACGAAATCGCGGAACAGGGGATGAGCACGGTTGGGACGCGAGAGGAACTCGGGGTGAAACTGGCATCCCAGCATAAATGGGTGGTCCCGAAGCTCGCCTATCTCAACCAGGCTCCCCTCTGGGGAGAGACCGCTGAAAACCATACCCGCGCTGACTAATGTATCCCGATAATCATTATTGAACTCAAATCGGTGGCGATGGCGTTCATAGATTACCTTCTCCCCGTATGCTGAAGCGGCTTTGGTCCCGGTTACCAGGTGACATGGATAGCTGCCCAACCGCATTGTGCCCCCTTTTCCTGATGCCTGGCGCTGTTCCGGAAGCAGGTCGATCACGGGATAGGGAGTCTCCGCATCAAACTCGGCAGAATTGGGCTCAGTGGAACCAAGCACATACCGGGCATACTCAATAATCATAATATGCATCCCCAGACAAAGTCCCAGGTAGGGGATTTTGTTCTCCCTGGCATATCGAGCTGCGGTTACCATGCCTTCGATGCCTCGAACGCCGAAGCCGCCGGGGACCACAATCCCTTGAACGGAGCGCAGCAAGCTGTCACCATCCCTCTCTAGGTCCTCCGAGTGAATCCAATGAATCTGTATAGCTCTATCATGGTAGACTGCAGCGTGGTCTAAAGCCTCCTTGACCGAGAGGTAGGAGTCTCGTAGCTCCACGTATTTCCCCACAATGGCGATAGAGACAGGTTCCTTGGGCTCCTTCATCTGGTTCACAAGGTGCCGCCACTCGTTGAGATCCGCGCTTGTGTTGGGTAGGCCAAGCATATCTAGAATGAGTTCCCCCAACCCCGCCTCCTCAAGGACGAGAGGGGTCTCATATATTACGGGCAGTGTGAGCAGGGGCACCACGGCACGCCGGTCGACATCGCAGAAGAGGGCGATCTTGTCCCTGATCTCGTCAGTGATGGGCTGGTCACTGCGGCATACAATAACATCCGGCTGGATACCGATGCGCCTAAGCTCATTGACGCTATGCTGGGTGGGCTTGGTCTTCAGCTCTCCGGTAGAGGAGAGGTATGGGAGAAGGGTAACATGAACATAGAGGATATTCTCCCTGCCCACCTCGCTCCTCATCTGGCGGATGGACTCGAGGAAGGGAAGTCCCTCGATGTCACCCACTGTGCCTCCTACCTCGACAATCACAACGCTCGCCCGGCTCTCTCTCGCCACCTCGCTGAAACGACGCTTTATCTCATTGGTAACATGAGGCACCACCTGAATAGTGCCGCCGAGAAAATCCCCACGCCGTTCCTGGGCAATGATCGAGCTGTAAATCTGACCCGTGGTCACGCTGGAGGAAGCAGTAAGGTTGGTATCGATGAAGCGTTCGTAGTGACCCAGGTCGAGGTCGGTTTCCTCACCGTCCTGAGTAACGAAGACCTCGCCATGCTGGTATGGAGACATTGTCCCCGGATCAACATTAATGTAGGGGTCCAGCTTCTGAACGGAGACCGAGATGTTGCGGCTTTTCAAGATCCTTCCTATAGAGGCAGCGGCGATGCCCTTTCCCACGGAGCTAACTACGCCGCCAGTTACAAAGATATACTTGGTCATCCCTTGGGTTCCTTATGGGGAAAGGACATTAGATTATTACTAGAAAGCTTTCTGCTCGTGGTATCCAAGTTGCAAAGAGGCAATAACCTTCAGGGATCTGATCCCCTCGAATTCAATATTATAAGGCTTCAAGTTGATAATGTCAAGGCATTTTTAGCTCTTATTCATGAGATTGGTGGTGGGGCAGAACTGTGTTATAATGTGCTGGCTCTGGCGTGGATTAGAGGTGTGGTTTAATGAGGATAGCCATTATCGGGCTGGGGTTGATCGGTGGGTCGATAGGCCTGGCCTTAAGAAAGGCTGATGCGGGCTTTGAGGTGGTAGGTTTCGCCCGCCGACCTGAGGTTGCATCTCGGGCGTTTGAGCTAGGGGCGGTGGACCGCACTGAGGTGAGTTTGCTTTCTGCAGTGAAGGGTGCTGACCTGGTCATTATCTCCACCCCTGCTATGGCAATGAATGGGATACTGGCCGAGATGGGGGTAGGCCTCCGCCAGGGCTCCATCGTTACCGATACGGCGAGCACCAAGGCAAGGGTTCTGGATTGGGCTAAGCAGGCTTTGCCCCCATCGGTGAGCTTTATCGGCGGACATCCCATGGCAGGCAAGGAGGCCTCCGGGGTAGAGGCTGCCGATGGCGATCTGTTTCGGGGCTGTAACTACTTACTGATAGCGGGTAGTGGTGCTAGTGAAGAGGCATGCGATAGGGTTGCGGCGATGGTGCGGCAAATCGGGGCAAATCCCCTCTTTGTGGATGCTTCAGAGCACGATAGTCTGGTCGCCGGCATAAGTCATCTTCCTCTGCTTATCTCGGTAGCCTTGGTCGCGGTGACAACCAAGAGTCCCTTGTGGCCCAAGATGGCAACGCTTGCCGCCTCGGGGTTTCGAGACCTTAGCCGCTTGGCATCGGGGGATCCCCTGATGAGTCGGGACATCTGCCTCACCAATAGGGAGCCCATCATTAAATGGATCGATGATTATATTGAGGAACTGAGGGCACTACGCTACCTGATAAGCGAGGGTGGTGAAATCGATAGGCTGGAAGAGGCCTTTATACAGGTACGCAAGGAACGAGAGAGATGGCTGCGAATGTAAGGATGGGGTTATTATGAAGCAGCGGGTAAGGGGTTGCTCGATTCTGCGGGGTCAGATCGAGCCACCGGGAGATAAGTCGATATCGCATCGTGCCCTTATACTGAATAGCATAGCCAGGGGGAGGGCGAGGATAGAGAATATAGCCCCGGGCGATGATGTCTGCGCCACGATATCATGTTTAAGGGCTTTGGGGGTGGAGATTAACCAGGAGGGGGACGCTTTAGTTGTCTCCGGCGTGGGTAGAGCGGGCTTTAGTGAGCCTGTAGATGTGCTCCATGCCGGTAACAGCGCCACCACAGTACGTCTTCTAGCGGGGCTGCTTGCCGCTCAGCCCTTTCTCTCCATAGTTACCGGGGATGAGTCGCTGAGGTCTCGCCCTATGGACCGCTTGATCCAGCCAATGCGCTTGATGGGAGCGGAGATCTGGGGGCGGGGCAGTAATTCCCTTGCACCGCTAGCGATCAAAGGGAATAAGCTTAAGGGAATAGACTATCGCCTACCTGTAGCGAGCGCACAGATAAAGTCAGCGATCCTTATTGCCGCCCTCTTCGCCGAGGGGGATACCACCATTACTGAGCCGGCGCCCTCGCGCGATCACACCGAGCGCATGCTCAAGGCTATGGGGGCAGGGCTCCGGCGTGAGGGCACAAGGATCAAGCTTACTCCCACTGCCTCACCGGTAAACATCGATGTTCGCGTCCCCGGTGATATTAGCGCTGCTGCCTGCTGGCTCGTAGCCGGGGCGATCCATCCCAATGCCCGGATCAGGGTGGTAAATACAGGGATCAACCCCTCCAGGAGCGGGATCATAGACGTACTTAAACAGATGGGTGCAAAGCTTGGTGTGGAGCGTGTACGAAGGGTGGGCGGCGAGCCTGTCGCCGATCTTGAGATCGAATCCAGCAACCTGGTAGCGACGCAGATTGGGGGAAGCCTCATCCCCAGGCTTATCGATGAGCTGCCGCTTATTGCCCTTGCTGGCTCTTTCGCACGGGGGACGACCACCATCATAGATGCTCAGGAGCTCAGGGTCAAGGAGTCCGATAGAATAGGGGCCACGGTGAGGGAGTTATCGAAACTGGGGGTTGATATATATGAGCTTCCCGATGGCATGGTTATTCGAGGGGGTGGGCAGGCCGCTGAGGGAGAGCGAGAGAAGAAGCTCACCGGTGCAGAGTGCGCGAGCAACCATGATCATCGTCTGGCAATGACCCTGGGTATTGCGGCACTGGTGGCTCAGGGAGAGACAGTGATCCATGATGCCGAGGTAGTAGCTATATCATATCCCAACTTCTGGCAGGAAATGGAGAGACTCGTTGTAATAGAAAGGGGGGAAAGCTAAAAAGCGGAACATGAAAACAGAGCTAATTCATGTCGGTTTCGGCAATGTGCTGGCAATAAACAGGGTAATCGCTATGGCACCCCCGAATTCAGCTCCCACCAAGCGCATGGCTCAAGAGGGCAAGAGCAAGGGGATGGTTATTGACCTGACCAATGGCAGAAGGACAAAAGCGGTGCTCATTATGGACAGCGGCCATATCGTGATGGCAGCCATCACTCCGGAGACCATTGCAGGCAGGCTGACAGCGATTCGGGAGGGTTAGGCCTGAAGGATAAGCGCCCCCTTTCCAGCAAGAAGCCACTGTTTATTGTGCTCTCCGGCCCTTCCGGTGTGGGCAAGGATGCGGTGCTCGCCTGGGTGAAGGGATCGGGGCATCCCCTCTATTTCACGGTGACTGCCACCACCCGTCCGCAAAGGAAGGGAGAGAGCGATGGGGTGGACTATCAGTTCGTCTCAAGGGAGAGGTTTGAGGAGATGGTCAGTGGAGGGGAACTTGTGGAATGGGCCGAGGTCTATGGCCATTTTTATGGGGTGCCCAGGCGCCAGGTGAAAGAGGCGCTGGAGCGGGGATGCGATGTCTTGGTGAAGGTCGATGTCCAGGGGGCGGCAACCATTAAGCGCGCCGTGCCCCAGGCACTCCTAATATTCCTGGCTCCTCCCTCTATGGCGGCATTGGAGAAACGGGTCAGGCAGCGCAATACTGAATCCGCCATCGAGCTGGAGCGGCGCCTCGCTACTGCTCATGAAGAGATGAGCCAACAAGGGATGTTCGATTATGTGGTGGTAAATGATCGGGTGGACCGGGCGGCAGCTCAGATAGATACCATTATCGCCGCGGAGAGGCGCCGGGAAAACCCTAGGGGGGTTGACCTTTAAATCGTCTTTGAACTCAGCTAAGCGGCACCCGGAACCCAATATGCCCCTCGACAGCAGAACTACTGGTTGTGAAAATGTTGCATGTTTACATCTGCGTTGTCTGTCATTCCTGCGGAAGCAGGAATTCAGAGAATGGTCGGTCTAGATTCCCGCCTGAGCGGGAATGACATGGGCATAGGGTTCATCAAGACACTTCAGGGCGCTATTTTCGTAGCAATAATATAAAACTATAGAGAGTTGTAGGTTTCCTGGAGAAGCAGCGCGTCTCCCTCACGTTCCGGGCTTTCACAGATAATAAGCCCCTTTACCTCTAGCTCCTTTAACGCTCTTAGGAGTTCCACATAGCGGAGGTCCGAGTCTTTCAGGTTAAGATGCTTGATCTCTCCCTTTTGGTCATACTGGATCCCCGAGAGGTGAATGTGCATCTGCTCCAGTGCCTGCCTCCCCAGCCTCTCCTCCACCTGTTTCAGTATGGCCATGAATTCACCATATGAATTGAAATTTCCTGTTCTGGCATGCAGGTGGGAGAAGTCGATGCAAGGGGCGACGCCCTCGATCTCAGCGCTCAGGTTTAAAATCTCATCCAGGGTTCCGAACTGGCTACCTTTCCCCCTGGTCTCGGGCCGCAGTAAGACCCGATTGCCCGATGCCCTGAGCTTTCTAACCGTCTCCTCCAGTTTCCCTTTTGCTCTGTCGTATACCGCTGCGGGTGAATCGTTTAGATAGGAGGCAGCGTGAAACACAATACACACGGCCCCAAAGAGCGAGGCGATACGCGCGGCCTGAATCAACCGCTCCTGGCTGGCGAGGACCTTCTCTTTCTCATGGGCATTGAGATTTATGAAATAGGGGGCGTGTGCGGTAAGCCTCACAGCACACTTTTTCGCAACCTCACCCACTTGCCGTGCCATCCCCTCATTCATCTTCACCCCGCGCACAAATTGCACCTCTAGGCAATTAAGCCCCAGTTCCGCTACCCGCTCGATGCCGGATTCGGTCGACTGTAATATGGAGCTGCGGGGGACGCCTGCGGTACCGAAAAGGAGTTTTTCGCTCTTAACCGTAGCTACCATAGGTGCATTCTAGCTGCCATGGTGAGGGGTGTCAAGAAATCTTGCTTGACATATGACAAGGAGGGCGATATTCTGCGGTGGAAGCGATGTCGGTTTTTCAACACCCTGACCCGCCAGGAAGTAGTGAACTGGATGCATTAATCCCTTATCAGGGAAAGGTCACTACCTTCACCTCGCTCAAGAATCGCCACTACCGCTGGTTCTGGCTGGGTATGCTCGCCTCCTTTGTAGCGGTCCATTTTCAGCTGGTTGCACGGAACTGGCTGGTCTATGAGATGACCGGTTCGGCGCTGTACTTGGGTATCGTGATCGCTGCCTGGGGGCTTCCCATCCTCCTGCTCTCGCTTTATGGGGGCGCGGTAGCCGATCGGGTTAAAAAGCGTGACCTTCTTATCTGGACCCAGGTGGCCAATGGCATTATCACCCTCATCATCGCTGTTCTGATAGGTACCGGGGAGATTGCCCTGTGGCATCTAATCGCTGCTGCAGCACTCACCGGTATTATCTTTGCCTTCCATGTACCTGCGCGCCTGGCGATAATCCCTGAACTGGTGCAGGAAAGGGAGCTCATGAATGCCATCGCACTTAACTCCACCGGGATGAATCTGTCAAGATTTATAGGCTTCGCCATTGGGGGAGCACTGCTAGGTGCCATCGGGGTGGCCGGCGTCTACTACTTAGTGGTGTTCTGCTTCTTTGTATCGGCGGCCTTGCTATTTATGCTGCCGGTGGTGGAGAAGGTTCGAGAGCGAGCGGTCACCTCGATACGGGTTGACCTGGTGGAGGGACTGCGCTACCTACACCACAGCCCCATCATCCGCTCGCTGCTGGCTATGGCCTTCGTCTCCATCGCCTTTGGCCTGCCCTACATGAACCTTATGCCCGTATTTGCCGTTGACATCTTCAATGTTGGCGAGGTTGGCCTGGGATTGCTTCTGGGCATGGCGGGACTGGGGTCGCTTATCGGCTCCCTCGTCATCGCCTCCCTGGGAGATTTCCGGAGGAAGGGGCTGCTTCTTGTCGGTCTCGCTTTCGGGTTCGGGGCCAGCGTGGCGTTCTTTGGTTTTTCAGGTTCCTACCCCCTCTCACTCGTGCTGCTTGTCGCGGTGGGTCTGCTCGGCACCGGCTATCTGGCGATTAATAATACACTGATTCAGAGCAGTGTGCCCCATGAGATGCTGGGAAGGGTGATGAGCATCTATGTTATGACCTTTGCCATGATGCCACTCGGGACATTGCCGCTGGGCGCTGTTAGCGAGGCTGTCGGAGCGCCACTGGCGATAGGGGCTGGTGGCATCATTGTGGTCCTCTTCACCCTGGTGATGGCTGTCTTTCAGCCCAGACTCAGGCGACTGGAGTAGGCGGAGGGGGGGTTACTCTTCCTCTTCCTCTTCCTCATCGGTTATCACCTCTTCGCCCAGGTAAGGGAGCATGACCTCCGCCTTCTCGCGCCTTCTCCTCCTGGAAAGGGGAAGGGCATCGATAGCATGCCTAAGTC harbors:
- a CDS encoding TIM barrel protein, with protein sequence MVATVKSEKLLFGTAGVPRSSILQSTESGIERVAELGLNCLEVQFVRGVKMNEGMARQVGEVAKKCAVRLTAHAPYFINLNAHEKEKVLASQERLIQAARIASLFGAVCIVFHAASYLNDSPAAVYDRAKGKLEETVRKLRASGNRVLLRPETRGKGSQFGTLDEILNLSAEIEGVAPCIDFSHLHARTGNFNSYGEFMAILKQVEERLGRQALEQMHIHLSGIQYDQKGEIKHLNLKDSDLRYVELLRALKELEVKGLIICESPEREGDALLLQETYNSL
- a CDS encoding guanylate kinase, whose amino-acid sequence is MKDKRPLSSKKPLFIVLSGPSGVGKDAVLAWVKGSGHPLYFTVTATTRPQRKGESDGVDYQFVSRERFEEMVSGGELVEWAEVYGHFYGVPRRQVKEALERGCDVLVKVDVQGAATIKRAVPQALLIFLAPPSMAALEKRVRQRNTESAIELERRLATAHEEMSQQGMFDYVVVNDRVDRAAAQIDTIIAAERRRENPRGVDL
- a CDS encoding MFS transporter; this encodes MSVFQHPDPPGSSELDALIPYQGKVTTFTSLKNRHYRWFWLGMLASFVAVHFQLVARNWLVYEMTGSALYLGIVIAAWGLPILLLSLYGGAVADRVKKRDLLIWTQVANGIITLIIAVLIGTGEIALWHLIAAAALTGIIFAFHVPARLAIIPELVQERELMNAIALNSTGMNLSRFIGFAIGGALLGAIGVAGVYYLVVFCFFVSAALLFMLPVVEKVRERAVTSIRVDLVEGLRYLHHSPIIRSLLAMAFVSIAFGLPYMNLMPVFAVDIFNVGEVGLGLLLGMAGLGSLIGSLVIASLGDFRRKGLLLVGLAFGFGASVAFFGFSGSYPLSLVLLVAVGLLGTGYLAINNTLIQSSVPHEMLGRVMSIYVMTFAMMPLGTLPLGAVSEAVGAPLAIGAGGIIVVLFTLVMAVFQPRLRRLE